The genomic DNA CCAACGCCATATTCGACCCGCTCTATATGCGGCCCATCGGCCTGGACTCCCTGAACTCGGCGGCCCTGCAGATGCGCCGGTACATGACGAAATACGGCGTGACCGAAGAGCAGTGTGCGAAGGTTTCGGTGAAAAACCATAAAAACGCCTTGAAAAACCCCTATGCACAGATCAAGAAGGAGGTCAGCCTGGAGGACGTGTTGGAATCCCGTCTCATCGCCGATCCCCTGAAACTGTATGACTGCTCCCCCATCTCCGACGCCGCCTGTGCGGTGATTATCGCCGGAGACGATCGAGCGAAAAAGGCCAAGAAACCGGTATGGGTCAAGGGCGTGGGATACTGTGCCGACTCCTACTTCCTGGGAGACAGGGACCTGGCCGACGCCTTGGCGTTGGATATGGCCGCATCGAAGGCGTACGAGATGGCCGAAATCACCGATCCCCTCGAGGAGATCGACGTGGCCGAAGTGTACGACGCCTTTTCCTACATGGAGTTGATGTGGTACGAGGGCCTGGGCTTCTGCCCCGTCGGCAACGGAGGAAAACTGATCGATAAGGGAGTCACCGAAATGGACGGGAAGCTTCCGGTCAATCCCTCCGGCGGCCTCCTTTCCGGGCATCCGGTTATCGTCGGCGGCATGATACGGCTGGCCGAGGCGGTGCTCCAGGTACGGGGCGACGCCGGTGATCACCAGGTGAAGAACGTTAACACCGCCCTGGCCCACGGGATCAATGGCCCCTGCGGACAGTCACACTGTGTTTGGATAGTAGGGAGGTAGTCATGGGTAAAAAGAGAACGGCAATTGTGGCCACCGGCCAGACCCATCACCGCTCCAGCCGCCTGGATGTCAACGGCATTGAGTTGATAAACGAGGCGGTGGTCCGGTGCCTGGAGGACGGTGACCTGACCATAGAGGATATCGATGCCGTGGTCATCGGCAACATGGACCACTTTGAGGGCATCAATTACGTTGATACGTGGAGCATCGACGGCAGCGGCGGATTTATGAAACCGACCTTCAAGCTGACCACCGGCGGCACCACCGGCTCAACCGTCGGGCAGTCAGGCTTCTACCTCACCGCGTCCGGCATGTTCGACAAGGTTTTGTGTATCGGGTGGGAGAAAAACTCCGAATCCGACACCACCGCAGCCATCACCACCGCCTTCGACCCGATATGGGACCGCCTGGTCTTCGCCGGGGCCATCGGCGGCCTGGCGGTGGAGGCAACCAAGTATATGTCAGAATACGGGGCCACCGAGGAGGATGCGGCTCACGTAGCGGTGCGGGATCGCACCCACGCCCTGAACAACCCCTACGCCCAGTTGAGAAAGCCGATCACCCTCGAGGACGTTATGAGTTCCCCGATGTTGTCCGATCCCATCAAGCTCCTGGACGTATGCCCCCGTACCGACGGTGCGTGCGCGGTGGTGTGGGCAAATGAGGACTACGCTGAAAAGATATGTTCGAGACCGGCTTGGTATCACGCCGGATCGGTCAAACATCCCTTCAACCTGCTTGGGGATACGGACCTCACGACGCTCGTCTCCATGGAGCTTGCGTCGAAGGAGGCCTACAAGAAGGCGGGCATCAAGGAGCCCCTCAAGGAAATCGACGTGATGGAGCTCTATCTCCCCTATTCCTGCGCCGGACTTTCCTGGATCGAGGCGATCGGCCTGTGCGAGCGGGGCGGCGCCCCCAGGCTTGTCAGGGACGGAGTGACGAACATGGACGGGGAGCTTCCTATCAATCCCTCCGGCGGCGTCATCGCCACAAACTGCATCGGCGCCACGGCTCTGCTCCGAATGGCCGAGGCGGCCATTCAGGTCATGGGCAAGGGAGGCGATCGACAGGTTCCGGACGTTGAAACAGCTGTGGCCACCGGGTTCGGCGGGTGTTTCTGGTCAGACATCTCCGTCTTAAGAAGTAAAAAACCATAAGGAAAGGGAGGTCCGAAATGAGCAACCTCGGAGTTGACCTCTTGACGATGCATTCCGGAGAGGGGGAACAGCCGTTCCATTATGCGATCGGCCGCTACGGCAGCAAGTTCCTGTCCGAGATTCGAGATAACAAGCAGTTTTACGGCATCAAGTGTCCCAAGTGCGGGAAGGTATACGTGCCGCCCCGCGAGGTATGCGGTCCCTGTTTTACCAAGATGACCGAATGGGTCAAGGTGGCCGACGAGGGAAAACTGTATTCATACACCATCCTTCGCTTCGCCTTTCTGGATCCGGAAACCGGCAAGCAGAAACCGGTGCCCTACGGCTACGCCTTCATCACCCTGGACGGGGCCGACACGGCCTTCCAGCATTTCGTGGAGATTACCGACGAATCCAAGGTAAAGGTGGGCGCCCGGGTCAAGGCGATCTTTGAGGATAAACGATACGGGAAGATTACCGACATCAAGCACTTCGTCATCATCGACTAAGGCGAAGAGGAATGCCTGCGCCCTGAGTTATCGCCGGTATTCTACGACAATACTCACCCGTACAAAGGGCGGGATACCCGTCTTCTCAACAGCGATATCCCGCCTTCAACCATTACCGGACTCCTTTTCGAATATCGGAAGGGGTCCGGTTTTTTATATTCGCCCTCACTCCCCTCCCAGCCAGATGTTGAATGATGCAGGCATGTCATGCACCGGACCACTCACTTCACTCCGACCGAAACCATCCCCGCACCTCCAGGACCGCCGAACACCTTAATCGCACCCGCCTCTCGAGCATCATGAAGGGAAAAAAGAGTAAAAGATATTCCGGCGATACACACACAGACGATATCCACACAGATACACACCGCTTGTTTTCAACATTTTTACAATCTAATATAATAAATTACTTGACAGCGTATATCATTTACTATACACTATACATATGACAAAGACATTCGGAGAATACGTGCGAAGCCGCAGGGAGGAGCTGCGGCTCACCGATCCATCCTACTCCGTCCGGCAGGTCGCCTATCGCATCGGCGTGCAGCCCGCGTACCTGAGCAGCGTGGAGCGGGGGCTGCAGTCACCGCCGTCCGAGGAAAAAATCCGCCTGCTGGCACGGGAGCTGAACGAGGACCCGGACGTGCTTCTGGCGATGGCGGGTAAGGTATCCGCGGACCTCCTGGAGGTCATCCGAACGCGGCCAAAGCTCTTCGCCCGGCTCATCCGGGAATTGAAACATCAACCCGATCGCACCATCGATCACGTCACCAGACAGGTTCGAGACGGCGACTGGTAACAGGAGGTATCTATGATCTTTTTGGAACACGATCGCCTTATTTTTTCTTTCCCCGAGGTTCATGAAAATGCGACATGTCACATCGAACTGATGCGCACCCTGCGCATCCCCGACGACGGGAAGGACTATCCCCTCCCCCCCGGACTGGGACGGTTTCCGTTAAGATATGTCGACGACTTCGCCCATCGCCTCCCCGAATCATGGCTGACCCGGGGCGGCGTGATGTTCCCCATGTACCAGTCCGAAGCGCTCTGGATCCGCCTCTACGGTACATTCATCAGCACGCGTGAAACCTATTACCCGTTCGCGGTGAAAATAGCCACGGGAAAGATAAACGCCGTCACCGGAGAAGCATGGGCCGACGGGATCTCCGAGGCGCCACAGGATTACGTCGTCATTCCGAAGCAGCCCTGGCTGGATGGATACACGGTGGAAAAGGGCTTCATCCGCCAGTTTGTGGCCATGCCTCTGGGGAGCGGCTACTCGGCGGAGGAGCAGATCACCGGCGAGGCGGAGCACGGAGGCATCCAGATCATTGCATACCCGATGAAACGGGAGGTGTTCGAGGAACGCTTCCCCGAGGTAAAGGATTCAGATATTCGCGTCAGATCAAAGATGAAGTCGCCGAAGGCCATGGGAACTGAGCGTGCGCCCGCCATGGGGCTCGCCCCCGGAGGCCGGATGAAGCAGGAGATATATATTGATCCCTACGGCATCGACGATTGGGACACAGGAAAGTTCAGCCGCTGTTTCATCGCCATCGCCAACTCACTGGTATGGAGAAGCATCACCGGGGAGAATCCCCCCACCATGCCGCCCACGGCGGAGGAATACACACGAATGGACCTCCCCTGGTTCGACTATTACGACGACGCCCCCGCCCTAAACGGTGCCGATACCTTGAAGGGTCTTAAAAGCGTGGCGGAGCTCGGGGCGGAAAATGGAGACGCGCCCCTTCCCGAGAACCAATCGGTGACGCCGGGAAACATCATCGCCATCAGGAAGGACCTGAAAGAAAACCAGGTTCGTGAGGAGAAGTGGTAGGTTATTTCGACCCCGTTTCCCTCCGATCCATCGATACGGTACATGTCATTCGGTCTTTTTCCGTCCCGTGCCGCGGACCGTTCGTATGCAGGAAATTGTTTTTGAATTGTTTTTTCTATGAATATTTCACATTTTTTTTATTAAAACAGTTTACAAACTGTTCATCCATTGTATAATATCTCTTGATACTTGTTAGTTGTTCTACTACCCGCAGAGGCAGGCCTTACATGCTCCCGATGAAGGTGTTCACTATCGAATCTCATACTGTTCGCTCAGTCTTCGAAGAGGATTTCACTCGGCTGGTCTTCGAAAAAATCAAAAATGATGAATCCCTCATGAAGCGGCCCGGCGATCTCGAATCCCTGGCACGATATAAAGTCATCTCTCATGACGGCGTGACCATTGAGGTGCGCATCATCTTCTCTACGAACGGGAAGCTTCCGATGATCTCGTTTTCGAAGAAGATTACCGAACCCCGCGAATACACGTGAATGAGGGGTACCGTCCTCGCATGCACACCCTGATGAAGAGACGGCACCACCGAACGCATGGTGTTGCATTTTCACCCGACTCACCATCCATATCGTCACCCGTATCACGACCGCTTTCTGTGCTGTGGGCCGTGCCTGCGGTTGTCGGCGTGTGCGTCTTCCTCCCCCTACTCGGATCATCAACCGGAGTGATGCGCCGCGCCTCCTATGAACGATCCCGCAAATTATTACAGCCCGACCATACACACGCTTCTCCCCCGGAATACCGATCGTATCCGACGCCTCACCGGCGGGATCGATGGATTGTCGCCGCCCCACTCACGCCAAACAGAATCGGACAATCCGATTTCCGAAAAGGCGAGAAAAGCGGAACACTCTTTTGCCGGGCGAACAAGCGACCGACGATCCACTCGTTCCGCTGTCGGTAAAACATCACCGGAATGTTGATCGGTAAAGCGGCGGGAAGACAATCAAGGCGGTCAAGCATGACGCCCACTGCACCATTCGTCACGAGAGACAAAAACGGGCTTCCCATATTCTATCGCTTGAAAAACACGGAACACACAATATTATTAGGCATACATAATGA from Candidatus Zymogenaceae bacterium includes the following:
- a CDS encoding Zn-ribbon domain-containing OB-fold protein produces the protein MHSGEGEQPFHYAIGRYGSKFLSEIRDNKQFYGIKCPKCGKVYVPPREVCGPCFTKMTEWVKVADEGKLYSYTILRFAFLDPETGKQKPVPYGYAFITLDGADTAFQHFVEITDESKVKVGARVKAIFEDKRYGKITDIKHFVIID
- a CDS encoding thiolase family protein; this encodes MDNIAIVGVGQTTIERNKLGDTFADMVFEATQKALEDAGMTMDDIDNVITTSNDFWDGRTISTMAVGDACGAGMGKNMSALEGDGTFSCFYGMTRILSGVYGTSLVVAHVKGSESENLLITNAIFDPLYMRPIGLDSLNSAALQMRRYMTKYGVTEEQCAKVSVKNHKNALKNPYAQIKKEVSLEDVLESRLIADPLKLYDCSPISDAACAVIIAGDDRAKKAKKPVWVKGVGYCADSYFLGDRDLADALALDMAASKAYEMAEITDPLEEIDVAEVYDAFSYMELMWYEGLGFCPVGNGGKLIDKGVTEMDGKLPVNPSGGLLSGHPVIVGGMIRLAEAVLQVRGDAGDHQVKNVNTALAHGINGPCGQSHCVWIVGR
- a CDS encoding thiolase family protein, which produces MGKKRTAIVATGQTHHRSSRLDVNGIELINEAVVRCLEDGDLTIEDIDAVVIGNMDHFEGINYVDTWSIDGSGGFMKPTFKLTTGGTTGSTVGQSGFYLTASGMFDKVLCIGWEKNSESDTTAAITTAFDPIWDRLVFAGAIGGLAVEATKYMSEYGATEEDAAHVAVRDRTHALNNPYAQLRKPITLEDVMSSPMLSDPIKLLDVCPRTDGACAVVWANEDYAEKICSRPAWYHAGSVKHPFNLLGDTDLTTLVSMELASKEAYKKAGIKEPLKEIDVMELYLPYSCAGLSWIEAIGLCERGGAPRLVRDGVTNMDGELPINPSGGVIATNCIGATALLRMAEAAIQVMGKGGDRQVPDVETAVATGFGGCFWSDISVLRSKKP
- a CDS encoding helix-turn-helix domain-containing protein, which translates into the protein MTKTFGEYVRSRREELRLTDPSYSVRQVAYRIGVQPAYLSSVERGLQSPPSEEKIRLLARELNEDPDVLLAMAGKVSADLLEVIRTRPKLFARLIRELKHQPDRTIDHVTRQVRDGDW